The Patescibacteria group bacterium genome includes the window ATACTTAGTACGACAGTATCGGTTCACCGTGAATATGGATTCATGGGAACTGCCCTCCGGGCATATACGAAAAGACGAGACGCCTCAGAAAGCTGCGGAAAGGGAGTTACGTGAAGAGGCGGGGTTGAAGGCGGGAAAATGGAAATCGCTCGGATTCGTCCATCCGGCTCTCGGCGTGATGAACAGCACGAGATATCTTTTTTTAGCAGAACAGCTCACCGCGGCACCAACTTCCCATGAAGATGCCGAAGCGTGTATGAAGATAGAAAAATTTCCGTTAGAAGAAATTTCGAAAATGATTGCCCGTAATGAGATTTTCGACGACTATCTCATTGCGGCACTTTATAAATTAACTACCCAAAACGATCATTAACAAATGAAAGGAGAACAAGATGAAAGTACTGATCACGGGAGGTTCCGGCGTACTGGGTTCTTCCATTCGTGTTGAAGGAAACAGAATTGAAGTGCCTGTCATTGCGCCACTCCATTGCGGGCTTGATGTTACTGATTTTGAACAATGTCGCGATTGGCTTCGAGCACTTTCACCAGGTGACGTGCTCATCCATTGCGCGGCGATGACGGACTGGAAACGCTGCCACGATGAACCGCAAGCATGTCACTCAACGAATGCAGTCGGT containing:
- a CDS encoding NUDIX hydrolase, giving the protein MINWKINDTTLKYRNSWIEVREHQVVFPGGKTGVYGVVSMPDTVAVIAREDTAIYLVRQYRFTVNMDSWELPSGHIRKDETPQKAAERELREEAGLKAGKWKSLGFVHPALGVMNSTRYLFLAEQLTAAPTSHEDAEACMKIEKFPLEEISKMIARNEIFDDYLIAALYKLTTQNDH